GGCGAAAATCAAGCGGTATGCCTCTAAAAGGCGCAGGAAAGTCAAGGAATAGCGAAAGATTTATTCTATGTGGTCTATCATAACCAGTAAAGCTTGAAGATAAATTTGAGACAACATTCATTTCATAGCCAGCAAAATACTTTGCATTTTGAAATGGAAGCTTACCACCATACCTTGCACTATCACCACCAAGTGTGGAGAAAGCAGTGATATTTTGTCCTCTTAAAGCGTCTCCAGATATAACAAGATTTTTGATGTAGCTATAAGCATAGGTTAATTTTCCAGAAAGCTTGAAAAGATTAGCGACCGGAAGGGCCCTGCTGTTCAGAGTTAGTTCTATTCCGCGCGAGTCAGCATATCCTCCATTAAATCGGATAAAATAGGTTATACCGACCCCTGGTCTTGGTGTAACGCCATATGATAGGGTAACATAGTTCTCTATTGTTTTGTAATAGGCACTTATGTCAATACCAAAATAGTTTGATATAACATACTGAAGTCCCATCTCGTAAATTGTTGATTTAAGAGGGTCTTGATCAACTAAATATATAATAGGTAAAGTTCCATGCATTTCAGAGTACGCATCGGCATAGAGTGAAGAGAACGGAGGTACTTGCATTGATCTTGAAAACGAATAATACATTGATGCCTTATCTGAAATGGGATGAGAAATCCCAAGTCGTGGTCCTATCAACCACTTTGTTTTAACTGGTGTATTTCTTTTGAGTATATATCTACTGACTGTTAAAAATTCGTTTGTTCCACCGAGTTGTATCCTTTCAGTTTTGAGTGTATACGGAGCGAAGTAATTGTCCACTTCACTTGCTCCCGCATTAAAAGCATCAGCTCTAACACCGACATTTACAATTATACCAGAATATTCAATTTTATCTTGTAGATAAAAACCCAACTCTCTTGGTGTTACGAAATAATCCTCAATATCAAAACGCCCGACAACAGTGTATCTCCTAAGTTGAGAGAATTTATAAAACTTAAGATCAAAACCTGCACTTATGAGATGATTATTTGTTATCTGGCTTTTTATATCCCATTTGATATTTAATTTTGATAGTCTTTGATATTCATAATAAGCACCTGGTCTTGCAAGTGGATATGGACCTGCTGACGGGAATGACGCTTCGGATTCAGATTCATTTCTCGGGGTAGTTGTAAAGAATTTGCTTCTATCTGTTTTACTTATATATTTAGTTATTTCCTCTGGTGTAGCAAATTTTATAAATTCCCCTTTATCTTCATTAAGTTCAATTTTCCCATCGCCATTGCTATCAACAAAGCCTGCTTCTGTTGGGCTCGTGAGGAATGAAACTTGCAGCTCGTAGAAAGTTCTTGAAGAGAGAGCATGCGTTAGTTTACCGCTTATAGCGAAACTTCCCTTGGCATATTTTGGAACACCTTCAAGGAAAAATTTATAGTTTTCATTAAATACCCTATTTTTCCACCCGAAGTAAAAACCTTGATCGTTAACAAATCCAATGGCCGTAAGTTTTATTGATGGAATTAAATTAAATGTTAATTTTCCTGTTATATTTAATTGTCTATTAAATTCATTTGGAAATCTGCCGTATGTTTCATAGAATTTGATATCTGTGAAAAACCCAGCAAGATCTTTGAATAATCCCCCACCAAGTGAAGTTTCAAATTCCACAGTTGGTTTATTTCCATACCAATACTTATTTGGTGTCCAAGTGTAAAGAGCAGCCTTGGCACGGCTTGCAGCGTCTCCTCTTGCTTCAAGTGCCCTCTTTTCACCAAAGTATTTGTCAGCTGCGGTTGAGCCATCTGGTAAAATTCCAAAATACAAATGAGGTCCCTTGTGAGGAAGTTTTGAAGCATATCTCAAATATACTTTCCCAGAGATCCTTCCCCTTCCTTCCTTAAGCGTTATGCTCACGACTCCGCCAGTTGCTTGAGAAATCTCAGCGCTTGATGCACCTGAGTTGACATTTATTTCTTCAATTGCACCAACACCAATATCAGTTAAGTTTACATTCTCCCTAAATGTAAGGCTTAGCCCATGATATGTTGTATATAAATTTCCCCCGAAGTTTCCAGCGTAAGCCTCATAATACTTATCACTTATATCAATTCCCTCCAATATATATTTTGTTTCATATCTTCTCCCACCTCTTATATATCCGGCGAAGTTGCTCGGTGATATTCTAAGCGCCTCTTGGAAACTTGCTATAGGAAGAGATGATATATCATCTGAAGTTATTGTTGCTCTTGAGCTTGTTTGAGATATATCAATTAATGGTTTATCTGCTTGCACAACCACTTCAGGAAGTCCAATAACTTCCTCTTTTAGAGCAATATCAAGGAATGTCGTTTTATCAGCATTTACGATAACATTTCGCACGGTCGTCCTAACATAACCAACAGCTGAGACGACGACATCGTATTTACCTGGTGGGATATTTAAAATTATATAATTACCTCTTATATCAGTAGCTGCACCAAGTCGTGTTCCTTCAATGATGACATTTGCTCCTGGGATTGGCTCGTTTGTTGCTTCGTTATAAACTTTACCAGAAATTTTCCCCGTTTGCGAAAAGAGAAGGGAAGTTATAAAAACAAATAGAGGCAAAAGAATTAAAACTTTTCGCTTCATGTCACACCTCTTGTTGTTTTGTAAATTAAACGAGAATTCACATAAAAAATAAAAAATAAATCTATTTTTGTCAAGTATTTTTTTACAAATACAACATTTTTTTATATATGAAACAAACAAATTATTCTTTGGCACAAGATTTGACTAATCCCCAAACTCAACTTCCCTAATTCTGTATCTTTGAACAAATGGACCAAAATTTGAAGTTTCATCAGGGATCCATTTTATAGCATCAAATGGACAAGCTTCAAAGCATAGCCCACATCCTGTGCAATTATCCCGATTTATCACAGCAATTTGATTGATCATCTTTATAGCGTCAAAAAAACAAATTTTAGGACATCTCTCACATCCTGTGCATTTTTCAACAATTACTTCCGCAACAGGTGCAAATTTATCGTGGAAATCAGGTGGAAAAGGTTTTAAACCAGTGTATTTCATAAAGCCATTGTTATTTTTTTACCATTCATCAAAAACATTTCTTGGTCCACTTTTCTTCTCCCCTGACCATCTAATTATGAGTTCTGGATCAATGATATTTCTTGCCGCAACACCTCTTAATTCTTCCAAGTTTTCTATACCTTTTTCAATTAAGAAATTTAACAAACCTTCATTTATCCGCTTTATCGTTTCCCAGCCATTTACAATTATCGCCGATAGAACCTGAACAGTTGTTGCGCCGAGCATGATATATTTTAAAGCGTCGATCCAATTAACAACTCCACTAGTTGCACTTATAGGTATATCAACTTCATTGTAAACCTCAGAGACATGTTTGAAGTTATAATATTTTGTCCAAGGCCCTCCAACACCAGCATAATAGCCATGGAGTATTGGCCTCTGAGATTCCACATCAATCTCAAGACCTCGCAATCTATTGCAAAGAGTCACCGCACTTGCGCCTATTTCTTTAGATACTTTCGCCTGATGTAAAACATCAGGACCTGGACCAAGTTTAACAAGGACTGGAATTTTAACATTTTGAACCACAGATTTAATTGCCTGAACGAAATGTGTTTCAAACTGCATGGTTCCGGGCTTATGTGGAGAAGAGATATCAAGTTCAATCGCGTCAGCTCCTGCTTCTTCAATTCCCTTTGCGAGAAATATCCAATCTTCTGGCTCGTCTGCAAACGCGCTTCCAATTATTATAATGTTAGATATTGATTTAGAGATCTTAACAAAGTTAAAATAATCCTCAATAGAACCGCTATATGCTTGTTCATAGGAATAGAGTGTAAAGTATTGTGATTTGCCGTCCATTTTTTTATCCCAATCAATAAGTTTATATCTCGGTCTGGGCCAATATCTCATATAATCAAATTTATCGGATACAACTGTTTTCAAAATAACACCACCTGCACCCATTTCTTGAGCTATAGGTATCTGCTTTACATCATGGCTGGCAGGTCCAGATGCAATAAAGATTGGACTTCTAAAACGATAACCTAAAAATTCAACTTCAAGCGTTGGCATGTTTGTTAGTTAAATTTAATTTTGACCTTATTGAGCGAGTACTTTTGAATTTTTTCAAGATTAACGAACGTGTTTTGATTAAAGATTACCTTTCCATTTTTTACTTCAACTACTGGTTCAATGATATCATCAATATACCATCTAAGCGAACTTTCAATATCAGTTGGAAATTTGCAATTATCAAGCATACAAAGAGAAAGTGCGTGAAATGCCCCTATTCCAAGTTCAGGCATGGTACCTACCCATACTGGAATGTTGTTCTCTTTGCAAAAATCATGCATCCTCTTGGCATTCAGTAATCCACCAACTCGTTGGATTTTGATATTAACAATTTTACACGAATTAAAACTAAAGGCGATTTTCAAATTTTGAATTGAGTCAGCGCTTTCGTCAAGACATATCGGAGTTGAGATTCTGGTTTGTAAAACTCCATGTCCTATTAAGTCATCTTTTGGCAAAGGTTGTTCAATCATCATAAGTTCAAAATCATCAAGTTTCTTGAGATGTTCAATATCATTGCGATCATAGGCGCAATTTGCATCTACCATGAGAGGTATATTTCCAAAGAATTTGCGGATATTTGAGATCGGTTCTATATCCCAGTTTTTTTGAATTTTTATTTTTACTCTTTTGTAATTTCCGGTTTTAAGATACCCCTCAATTTTTTTCAAGAGATCATTAACATTATTATAAATACCAACCGCCAACCCAGATTCAATTTCCTTATAGTTTGCACCAAGCAAGTTATAAATAGGTTTACCTAAGATTTTTGAATAAGCATCCCACAAAGCGGTTTCAATCCCAGCAATCGCATAAGAACTTAATTTTAACTGAGAAAGTCGTCTTAAAAGATTTGAGATTTCATTCTTAAAGTTTGCAAAATCAAATTCAGTTTTAATTAAGCTGACTTTATTTATAAGTTCGTTCCAGACACTTTCCGGTGTTTCCTCCGAATAAAATGAACCTGACATTGGCGATGCTTCACCGTATGAAATCAGACCTGATTTAAATTTAACTTGAATTATGATAGAATCTTTAATTGAGACCTCACCGTTACTGATTTTAAATGGTTCAGTCATCGGGATTCTAACATGATATAGATTTATCTCTTCAATTTTTTCTTTCATTTTCCAGCATATCCCATTTGCTTTGAAATTTTCTCTGCATATTCCTTTAAGTCCTTGGCAAGCTCGTAAGCTCGTGAGATTGTCTTGCTACCTCTATATTGCAATGTTATCAAAAGCGCAGCGATAATTTTACCCCATGCGTTCCGAATTGGTGCAGCAACTGCGACAAGCTCCGGGTTATACTCTCTATCAACTATTGCAAAACCTTGTTCTCTTACTTTTTTCAATCGCATTTTAAGTTCAGAAAGCCGTGTTATTGTTTTTTCAGTATATTTCTTCAAGCCTGTTTTCTTTATAAACTGCGAAAGTTCCTCATCGCTCATCTCGGATATTAAAACTTGACCACTTGCCGTGCAATGAACTGGAGATCTTAGTCCGAGTTGTGTGACAAGTGACCACATGCTTGGAGAATCAACACGCTGAATTAACACAACGCGATAATTATGCAATACCGCGAGATAGACGCTTTCCCCTGTTTTCTTAGCTAGTTCTTCAAGATATTTGTATGAATCATATCCAAGGTTAATTTTATTAAGTTTTGCTATCCCAAGTTGCGATAACCTAATTCCGAGTGTAAAGGTATTATCGGATGAGTTTCTTTCAACAAATCCGTAACTTTCAAGAGTAACCAAAATACGAAAGATTGAGCTTCTAGGATAATTGATATGTTTTGAAATTTCGCTTAAGCTCAATGGTTTATCAGATTTTTCAAGTAGATTTAAAATTTCAATTGATCTTTTAACAGCTGGAACAGTATACTTATTTGGTGATTTAAATTCATAGATTCCCATAGTTTCTCTAATTTAAGTTTTTATAGCCGAGATTTTTAAGTGCTTTTTTAATTTTTTCTTTATCTTTTGATGAAACTGGAAGTAGCGGTGGTCGGACAAAATTTGTTTTTAGAACACCAATCATTCTTAGAGCTTCTTTAACTCTTGCTCTATAATCTCTTACAGGAGGCGCAAAGATTACTTCTTCAAGTAGTTTTATTTTTGAATAAATTTCGAAAGCTTTGTCAAAATTTTTCACCTTAACCGCATTGAACATTTCAATTTGCTCGGAAACCACAAGAGTTCCGAATCCAATCAGGGCTCCATCAGCTCCAAGAATGAAAGATTCAAGTATGAAGTCATCATTCCCTGTGAGCACAGATATTTTTTTATCAAGATTTCTTAGAATGTTAAGTGTTTGAACAAATTTGAGAGCATCTGCGGACGCTTCCTTTATAGCAACAACATTTTTTATTCGCGCAAGTTTAACCAGCGTTTCTTCATCATAAAGCACACCCGAAAGAGCGGGTTGCAATTGAAATAGAACAAGTGGAATATCTACTTCATCGTTTATAGCTTTGTGGTATCTGTAAGGAATTTCAAATGGCAGTGGCTGACCCGCGTATGCAGGGATTGGAAAAACGA
This genomic interval from Candidatus Kryptonium sp. contains the following:
- a CDS encoding TonB-dependent receptor, whose product is MKRKVLILLPLFVFITSLLFSQTGKISGKVYNEATNEPIPGANVIIEGTRLGAATDIRGNYIILNIPPGKYDVVVSAVGYVRTTVRNVIVNADKTTFLDIALKEEVIGLPEVVVQADKPLIDISQTSSRATITSDDISSLPIASFQEALRISPSNFAGYIRGGRRYETKYILEGIDISDKYYEAYAGNFGGNLYTTYHGLSLTFRENVNLTDIGVGAIEEINVNSGASSAEISQATGGVVSITLKEGRGRISGKVYLRYASKLPHKGPHLYFGILPDGSTAADKYFGEKRALEARGDAASRAKAALYTWTPNKYWYGNKPTVEFETSLGGGLFKDLAGFFTDIKFYETYGRFPNEFNRQLNITGKLTFNLIPSIKLTAIGFVNDQGFYFGWKNRVFNENYKFFLEGVPKYAKGSFAISGKLTHALSSRTFYELQVSFLTSPTEAGFVDSNGDGKIELNEDKGEFIKFATPEEITKYISKTDRSKFFTTTPRNESESEASFPSAGPYPLARPGAYYEYQRLSKLNIKWDIKSQITNNHLISAGFDLKFYKFSQLRRYTVVGRFDIEDYFVTPRELGFYLQDKIEYSGIIVNVGVRADAFNAGASEVDNYFAPYTLKTERIQLGGTNEFLTVSRYILKRNTPVKTKWLIGPRLGISHPISDKASMYYSFSRSMQVPPFSSLYADAYSEMHGTLPIIYLVDQDPLKSTIYEMGLQYVISNYFGIDISAYYKTIENYVTLSYGVTPRPGVGITYFIRFNGGYADSRGIELTLNSRALPVANLFKLSGKLTYAYSYIKNLVISGDALRGQNITAFSTLGGDSARYGGKLPFQNAKYFAGYEMNVVSNLSSSFTGYDRPHRINLSLFLDFPAPFRGIPLDFRLSTFTTAASGFLYPLILADPRSRKLGEGPWNIRTDLKFEAGYSIGRIRISPYLEVKNLFDRENIIGYDRTTDEGQLLWEQKKIATGPLGLTVFRDGTSAFDIAREVYFGISINF
- a CDS encoding 4Fe-4S binding protein; the protein is MKYTGLKPFPPDFHDKFAPVAEVIVEKCTGCERCPKICFFDAIKMINQIAVINRDNCTGCGLCFEACPFDAIKWIPDETSNFGPFVQRYRIREVEFGD
- the menC gene encoding o-succinylbenzoate synthase, with the translated sequence MKEKIEEINLYHVRIPMTEPFKISNGEVSIKDSIIIQVKFKSGLISYGEASPMSGSFYSEETPESVWNELINKVSLIKTEFDFANFKNEISNLLRRLSQLKLSSYAIAGIETALWDAYSKILGKPIYNLLGANYKEIESGLAVGIYNNVNDLLKKIEGYLKTGNYKRVKIKIQKNWDIEPISNIRKFFGNIPLMVDANCAYDRNDIEHLKKLDDFELMMIEQPLPKDDLIGHGVLQTRISTPICLDESADSIQNLKIAFSFNSCKIVNIKIQRVGGLLNAKRMHDFCKENNIPVWVGTMPELGIGAFHALSLCMLDNCKFPTDIESSLRWYIDDIIEPVVEVKNGKVIFNQNTFVNLEKIQKYSLNKVKIKFN
- a CDS encoding IclR family transcriptional regulator; translation: MGIYEFKSPNKYTVPAVKRSIEILNLLEKSDKPLSLSEISKHINYPRSSIFRILVTLESYGFVERNSSDNTFTLGIRLSQLGIAKLNKINLGYDSYKYLEELAKKTGESVYLAVLHNYRVVLIQRVDSPSMWSLVTQLGLRSPVHCTASGQVLISEMSDEELSQFIKKTGLKKYTEKTITRLSELKMRLKKVREQGFAIVDREYNPELVAVAAPIRNAWGKIIAALLITLQYRGSKTISRAYELAKDLKEYAEKISKQMGYAGK
- a CDS encoding dihydrodipicolinate synthase family protein, which produces MKLKLEGIIPAVVTPMKSDFSVDFSQLRDYVNWIKSFDGLGGVAVNMDTGEGIHLNKDEKLRILEIWVEMIAGKFPVLCGLTTRHTKEAIEEAKLIKKIGADGIVVFPIPAYAGQPLPFEIPYRYHKAINDEVDIPLVLFQLQPALSGVLYDEETLVKLARIKNVVAIKEASADALKFVQTLNILRNLDKKISVLTGNDDFILESFILGADGALIGFGTLVVSEQIEMFNAVKVKNFDKAFEIYSKIKLLEEVIFAPPVRDYRARVKEALRMIGVLKTNFVRPPLLPVSSKDKEKIKKALKNLGYKNLN